Proteins encoded within one genomic window of Halomonas sp. YLGW01:
- a CDS encoding glycosyltransferase family 4 protein, with protein MKIIHVNLAKGYRGGERQTELLIRELATRPDARQWLACRRDSPLRQRLAGVRELGFIAADHQLAGHRAAGRLAADIVHAHEAKAVHWAGLHHLRYRVPYLLTRRVDTPIKDKWSNRLFYRGAASRVAISMPIRQQLLEHGWGEAALIPSVHSGGETDPGVARALRADFPGKYLIGHVGALVDRHKGQRVLIEAARHLETHRPDLQVLFFGRGEDAERLEAEAAGLGNVTFMGFKDNIGDYLPGLDLFAFPSRNEGLGSVLLDVMHAGVPIVASRIGGIPDIVHDEETGLLVPPDDAVALAEAIGRLKDDAVLARRLVDGARARLDRYTPKAMAEAYWGLYQGLVAIR; from the coding sequence TTGAAGATCATTCATGTCAACCTCGCCAAGGGGTATCGCGGCGGGGAGCGTCAGACCGAGCTGCTGATTCGGGAACTGGCGACGCGACCCGATGCGCGCCAGTGGCTGGCCTGTCGCCGGGATTCGCCGCTGCGTCAGCGGCTGGCCGGAGTTCGCGAGCTTGGCTTTATCGCGGCCGATCACCAGCTGGCCGGTCATCGTGCGGCCGGCCGGCTCGCCGCGGATATCGTGCATGCTCACGAGGCCAAGGCCGTTCACTGGGCGGGGCTGCATCATCTGCGCTATCGGGTGCCCTACCTCCTGACCCGCCGGGTCGACACACCGATCAAGGACAAATGGAGCAACCGGCTCTTCTATCGCGGTGCGGCCAGCCGGGTGGCGATCTCTATGCCTATTCGCCAGCAGCTCCTCGAGCATGGCTGGGGCGAGGCGGCGCTGATTCCCAGTGTCCACTCCGGAGGCGAGACCGATCCTGGCGTGGCGAGGGCGCTGCGGGCCGATTTCCCCGGCAAGTACCTGATCGGGCATGTCGGTGCCCTGGTCGATCGCCATAAGGGGCAGCGGGTGCTGATCGAGGCCGCACGACACCTCGAGACGCACCGTCCCGACCTGCAGGTGCTGTTCTTCGGTCGTGGCGAGGATGCCGAGCGACTTGAGGCCGAAGCCGCGGGTCTGGGCAACGTCACCTTCATGGGCTTCAAGGACAATATCGGCGACTACCTGCCGGGACTCGACCTCTTCGCCTTCCCCTCCCGCAACGAAGGGCTGGGATCGGTGCTGCTGGATGTCATGCACGCTGGGGTGCCGATCGTGGCCTCCCGGATCGGCGGCATTCCCGACATTGTCCATGACGAGGAGACAGGGCTGCTCGTGCCGCCCGATGATGCCGTGGCCCTGGCCGAGGCCATCGGGCGCCTGAAGGATGATGCCGTGCTGGCACGCCGGTTGGTCGATGGTGCGCGGGCACGTCTCGATCGCTATACCCCGAAGGCCATGGCCGAGGCCTACTGGGGGCTTTATCAGGGGCTGGTGGCCATTCGCTGA
- a CDS encoding glycosyltransferase family 2 protein, producing MMPITGVVITLNEEQLIADCIRSLFRVCDEVIVVDSLSQDGTVRIAEAEGARVIEQAYLGDGPQKAFGVPSASHDWILALDADERLDDDAVTKIQSLSLEDPDVGYAFRRKNYVGHHWIRAAGFYPDSVTRLYNRTRSGYEPKKGHAAVKAPRIEQTGAHLHHFTYHDLKHWIERINQLSSRDAWAMKDRGVKASPWAPALHALTATLRKLILKGGIFQGSDGMTVAMTTAFRAYMKYAKLNELYENERINRQG from the coding sequence ATGATGCCAATCACCGGAGTGGTCATCACTCTCAATGAAGAACAATTGATCGCCGACTGTATCCGTTCACTGTTTCGGGTCTGCGACGAGGTCATCGTGGTGGACTCGCTAAGCCAGGATGGCACCGTCAGGATCGCCGAGGCCGAGGGCGCTCGGGTGATCGAGCAGGCCTACCTGGGTGATGGACCACAGAAGGCCTTCGGCGTGCCCTCGGCCAGCCACGACTGGATCCTGGCCCTCGATGCCGATGAGCGGCTCGACGACGATGCCGTGACCAAGATCCAGTCGCTGTCGCTCGAGGACCCTGACGTCGGCTATGCCTTCCGGCGCAAGAACTATGTCGGCCACCACTGGATCCGCGCCGCAGGCTTCTATCCTGACTCGGTCACCCGGCTCTACAACCGGACCCGGTCGGGCTACGAGCCGAAGAAGGGCCATGCCGCCGTCAAGGCGCCACGCATCGAGCAGACCGGCGCCCACCTGCATCACTTCACCTATCATGACCTCAAGCACTGGATCGAGCGCATCAACCAGCTCTCCTCTCGGGACGCTTGGGCCATGAAGGATCGCGGCGTCAAGGCCTCCCCCTGGGCACCGGCGCTGCATGCCCTGACCGCCACCCTGCGCAAACTGATCCTCAAGGGAGGCATCTTCCAGGGCAGCGACGGCATGACCGTCGCGATGACCACCGCCTTTCGTGCCTACATGAAGTACGCCAAGCTCAACGAACTCTACGAGAACGAGCGCATCAACCGGCAGGGGTGA
- the glyQ gene encoding glycine--tRNA ligase subunit alpha: MTQSTPDVKTFQGLILALQQYWAEQGCAIMQPLDMEVGAGTFHPATFLRSIGPETWNAAYVQPSRRPTDGRYGENPNRLQHYYQFQVVMKPSPADFQALYLGSLERLGIDPLVHDIRFVEDNWESPTLGAWGLGWEMWLNGMEVTQFTYFQQAGGIECYPVTGELTYGLERIAMYLQDVDSVYDLVWTIAPDGSTVTYGDVFLQNEREQSAYNFEHADVPALFDAFDYQERECSKLLEAGLPLPAYEMVLKASHTFNLLDARHAISVTERQRFILRVRTMARDVANAYYESRKAAGFPMAPDALKRELLAEQGDA, encoded by the coding sequence ATGACACAGTCGACGCCAGACGTGAAAACCTTCCAGGGCCTGATCCTCGCCCTGCAGCAATATTGGGCCGAACAGGGCTGCGCGATCATGCAGCCGCTGGACATGGAAGTCGGTGCCGGTACCTTCCACCCGGCCACCTTCCTGCGCTCCATCGGCCCGGAGACCTGGAACGCTGCCTACGTACAGCCTTCGCGCCGGCCGACCGATGGCCGCTACGGCGAGAACCCCAACCGCCTGCAGCACTACTATCAGTTCCAGGTGGTCATGAAGCCCTCACCCGCCGACTTCCAGGCGCTCTATCTGGGCTCCTTGGAGCGTCTCGGCATCGACCCGCTGGTCCACGATATCCGCTTCGTCGAGGATAACTGGGAATCGCCGACCCTGGGCGCCTGGGGGCTTGGCTGGGAGATGTGGCTCAACGGCATGGAGGTGACCCAGTTCACCTACTTCCAGCAGGCCGGCGGCATCGAATGCTATCCGGTGACCGGCGAGCTGACCTATGGCCTCGAGCGCATCGCCATGTACCTGCAGGACGTCGACAGCGTCTACGACCTGGTCTGGACCATCGCCCCGGACGGCTCGACGGTCACCTACGGTGATGTATTCCTGCAGAACGAGCGCGAGCAGTCGGCCTACAACTTCGAGCACGCCGACGTGCCGGCTCTGTTCGATGCCTTCGATTATCAGGAACGCGAGTGCAGCAAGCTGCTCGAGGCCGGCCTGCCGCTGCCGGCCTATGAAATGGTGCTCAAGGCCTCCCACACCTTCAACCTGCTCGATGCCCGCCATGCCATCTCGGTCACCGAGCGCCAACGCTTCATCCTGCGCGTACGCACCATGGCCCGCGACGTGGCCAACGCCTATTACGAGTCGCGCAAGGCCGCTGGCTTCCCGATGGCCCCGGACGCCCTGAAACGCGAACTGCTAGCCGAACAAGGAGACGCCTGA
- the rfaD gene encoding ADP-glyceromanno-heptose 6-epimerase yields the protein MIVVTGGAGFIGANLVKALNARGRDDVLVVDDLSDGTKFVNLADCTLGDYLDKDDFLMRVEASLRGDDAGLPEIEAIFHEGACSDTTEWDGRFMMENNFEYSKVLLHFCQAKGIPFLYASSAATYGGSEVFVEAPEHEKPLNVYGYSKLLFDQYVRARWNTFTSQVVGFRYFNVYGPREQHKGKMASVAYHHHTQVQAGQNPKLFGAWDGYEAGMQSRDFVYVGDVVDVNLWFLDHPECSGIFNLGTGRAEPFKAIADTAIDYYGKGQIDFIDFPDELKGRYQSYTRADITRLREAGYTAEFKTVAEGVREYLEWLNG from the coding sequence ATGATCGTAGTCACAGGCGGTGCCGGCTTTATCGGCGCCAATCTGGTCAAGGCGCTGAATGCTCGCGGCCGCGACGACGTGCTGGTGGTGGATGATCTCTCCGACGGCACCAAGTTCGTCAACCTGGCCGACTGCACCCTGGGGGATTACCTCGACAAGGATGACTTCCTGATGCGTGTCGAGGCCTCCCTGCGCGGCGACGATGCCGGCCTGCCGGAGATCGAGGCGATCTTCCACGAAGGCGCCTGCTCCGACACCACCGAGTGGGACGGCCGCTTCATGATGGAGAACAACTTCGAATACTCGAAGGTGCTGCTCCACTTCTGCCAGGCCAAGGGCATCCCCTTCCTGTATGCCTCGTCGGCGGCGACCTACGGCGGCAGCGAGGTGTTCGTCGAGGCCCCGGAGCACGAGAAGCCGCTCAACGTCTACGGCTACTCCAAGCTGCTGTTCGATCAGTACGTGCGGGCGCGCTGGAACACCTTCACCAGCCAGGTGGTGGGGTTTCGCTACTTCAACGTCTACGGGCCCCGTGAACAGCACAAGGGCAAGATGGCGAGCGTCGCCTACCATCACCACACCCAGGTCCAGGCCGGCCAGAATCCCAAGCTGTTCGGCGCCTGGGATGGCTATGAGGCCGGCATGCAGAGCCGCGATTTCGTCTATGTCGGCGACGTGGTGGACGTCAACCTGTGGTTCCTCGACCATCCGGAATGCTCGGGCATCTTCAACCTGGGCACCGGCCGGGCCGAGCCGTTCAAGGCTATCGCCGACACCGCGATCGACTACTACGGCAAGGGTCAGATCGACTTCATCGACTTCCCCGACGAGCTCAAGGGCCGCTACCAGAGCTATACCCGCGCCGACATCACGCGCCTGCGCGAGGCCGGCTACACGGCCGAATTCAAGACCGTCGCCGAGGGCGTGCGCGAGTACCTGGAGTGGCTGAATGGCTGA
- a CDS encoding 3-deoxy-D-manno-octulosonic acid kinase encodes MQLATFQKEKNFILYDAERFCDGGKPLEPPGIGAQEGAARGRCASSMPLEPRWFFPDYWRERDAVTGEAPGRGASLFLTAPDRPDEQWVLRPYRRGGLIARVNDAHYLWTGRERTRAFRELRLTAALHAKGLPVPRPVAAGVWQHGFTYQAALITVRLTGARALADCLADADAALLERVGATIRRFHDSGLDHVDLNARNLLVTPGGEVFLIDLDRCRLRQPGRWQAGNLSRLERSLKKFGASASLPAILAGYHDKSDG; translated from the coding sequence ATGCAGTTGGCAACGTTCCAGAAAGAAAAGAACTTCATTCTATATGATGCGGAGCGCTTTTGTGACGGGGGAAAGCCACTGGAACCTCCCGGTATTGGTGCTCAAGAAGGGGCGGCACGCGGCCGATGTGCGTCTTCCATGCCATTGGAGCCGCGCTGGTTCTTCCCGGATTACTGGCGCGAACGCGACGCCGTGACCGGCGAGGCCCCGGGGCGCGGGGCGAGCCTCTTTCTCACCGCCCCCGACCGGCCGGATGAGCAATGGGTGCTGCGCCCCTACCGGCGCGGCGGTCTGATCGCCCGCGTGAACGACGCACACTATCTATGGACCGGACGCGAACGCACCCGCGCCTTTCGCGAGCTTCGCCTGACCGCCGCCCTTCACGCCAAGGGCCTGCCGGTGCCACGCCCGGTCGCGGCCGGCGTCTGGCAGCACGGCTTCACCTATCAGGCCGCGCTGATCACCGTGCGCCTGACCGGCGCCCGCGCCCTGGCCGACTGCCTGGCAGATGCCGATGCCGCCCTGCTCGAGCGGGTCGGTGCCACCATCCGCCGCTTCCATGACTCAGGCCTCGACCATGTGGACCTCAACGCCCGCAACCTGCTCGTCACCCCGGGCGGCGAGGTGTTCCTGATCGACCTGGATCGCTGCCGCCTGCGCCAGCCGGGCCGATGGCAGGCCGGCAACCTTTCACGTCTGGAGCGCTCGCTTAAGAAATTCGGTGCGAGTGCATCGCTGCCCGCGATCCTCGCCGGCTACCACGACAAGAGCGACGGCTGA
- the gmhB gene encoding D-glycero-beta-D-manno-heptose 1,7-bisphosphate 7-phosphatase, translating into MPIAPKLVILDRDGVINQDSDHYIKSLDEWTPYPSAIDAIARLSRDGWTVAVATNQSGIARGYFDDTVVDEIHAHLVALVEAAGGKIEQIVYCPHGPDDDCECRKPRSGLLATIRDRLGLAGLERGWMVGDSLRDLQAGEAIGCRSALVRTGKGRETEAKGEGLAQARVFDDLSAFVTWLIEDSVAVDDSRRDDVAPGASALGATEDQPKAS; encoded by the coding sequence ATGCCCATTGCTCCCAAACTGGTGATCCTCGATCGAGATGGCGTCATCAACCAGGACTCCGATCACTACATAAAGTCTCTCGACGAGTGGACCCCCTACCCCAGCGCCATCGATGCCATCGCGCGCCTGTCTCGCGACGGCTGGACCGTGGCCGTGGCCACCAACCAGTCTGGCATCGCTCGGGGCTATTTCGATGACACCGTGGTGGACGAGATTCATGCACACCTCGTGGCCCTGGTAGAAGCGGCCGGTGGCAAGATCGAGCAGATCGTCTACTGCCCCCATGGCCCAGATGATGACTGTGAGTGCCGCAAGCCCCGATCGGGGCTGCTGGCAACGATCCGCGACCGGCTGGGACTGGCCGGCCTAGAGCGGGGCTGGATGGTGGGAGATAGTCTGCGCGACCTGCAGGCAGGCGAAGCCATTGGCTGTCGCAGCGCCCTGGTCCGCACGGGCAAGGGCCGAGAAACCGAGGCTAAGGGGGAGGGACTGGCGCAGGCCAGGGTGTTCGACGACCTGTCCGCGTTCGTGACCTGGCTGATCGAGGACAGTGTCGCCGTTGACGATTCTCGACGCGACGACGTGGCGCCTGGCGCTTCTGCATTGGGCGCGACCGAGGACCAGCCCAAGGCTTCATGA
- a CDS encoding glycosyl transferase family 90 has product MNALAKLHKNAHKFHFYSRQAAGLAVPAAMHRRRLARILGELAILDEEVRRDIETRVAYYNQQAMPFTLGEAATRVSTFTRDKSWAYYLDLLGYLRFFPRHLRFHHRFGDVREVPDVPTFVKSRPLSENNRNSVLLKLNTVRHYYIYPDRTPYTAKRDRVVWRGACHRPHRQAFVERFHDHPLCDVGDVRRSAQGQPWYRPFLSVPEQLEYKFVLSIEGKDVATNLKWIMASNSLCLMTRPRFETWFMEGRLIPGHHYVELAEDYSDLEEKLAHYRAHPEEAQRIIANANAYVAQFQDAWRERLVSLLVMDKYFARSGQPSLLSW; this is encoded by the coding sequence ATGAACGCACTGGCCAAGTTGCACAAGAACGCGCACAAGTTTCACTTCTATTCGCGTCAGGCCGCCGGCCTGGCGGTGCCGGCGGCCATGCACCGCCGTCGCCTGGCGAGGATACTGGGCGAGCTCGCAATCCTCGACGAGGAGGTGCGCCGGGATATTGAGACCCGGGTCGCCTACTACAATCAGCAAGCGATGCCCTTCACGCTGGGTGAGGCCGCGACTCGGGTGAGCACCTTCACCCGGGACAAGAGCTGGGCCTACTATCTGGATCTGCTTGGCTACCTGCGCTTCTTCCCACGTCACCTGCGCTTTCATCATCGCTTCGGCGATGTTCGCGAGGTGCCGGATGTTCCCACCTTCGTCAAGAGCCGCCCGCTGAGCGAAAACAACCGCAATTCCGTGCTGCTCAAACTGAACACGGTGCGCCATTACTACATCTATCCCGATCGTACGCCCTATACGGCCAAGCGGGATCGGGTGGTATGGCGCGGCGCTTGCCATCGGCCGCACCGTCAGGCCTTCGTCGAGCGCTTTCACGACCATCCCCTCTGCGATGTTGGCGACGTGCGGCGCAGTGCCCAGGGCCAGCCCTGGTATCGGCCCTTCCTGAGTGTTCCGGAGCAGCTCGAGTACAAGTTCGTGCTGAGCATCGAAGGCAAGGACGTGGCCACCAACCTCAAGTGGATCATGGCCTCGAACTCCCTGTGTCTGATGACGCGGCCGCGCTTCGAGACCTGGTTCATGGAGGGGCGGTTGATCCCGGGCCATCACTATGTCGAGCTGGCTGAGGACTACAGCGATCTCGAAGAGAAGCTTGCCCACTATCGAGCGCACCCGGAAGAAGCTCAGCGTATCATCGCCAACGCCAACGCTTACGTGGCACAGTTTCAGGACGCCTGGCGCGAGCGGCTGGTCAGCCTGCTGGTGATGGACAAGTACTTCGCTCGCTCGGGTCAGCCGTCGCTCTTGTCGTGGTAG
- the glyS gene encoding glycine--tRNA ligase subunit beta yields the protein MATDTFLIELGVEELPPSAIDSLSDALAKSLRQGLTEAEVPFAEVRAYGTPRRLAVQIEALADKQPDREVERRGPALAAAFKDGVATKAAEGFARSCGVSVDDLIHLETPKGTWLGYREQQQGEAVTALLPAIVAKAIAGLPVPKNMRWGSSRIEFSRPVHWLVMLYGNEIVEAEVLGLAAGRTTYGHRFHAPEAIALAHADDYLGALEEAYVLADRDRRRERIREQVLAEAECQDAEAVIDEDLLVEVSGLVEWPVALTGSFDERFLEVPPECLISSMKANQKYFHLLDANGRLKPLFITIANIESRDPQQVIEGNEKVIRPRLADAAFFYDIDRKTALADRREGLASVVFQQQLGTLADKAARSVPVARFIAEQIGGDAGHAERATQLAKCDLVTEMVLEFPELQGIMGCYYARQDGEAEDVAQALYEQYLPRFASDVIPQTRTGQALALADRLDTLTGIFGIGARPTGAKDPFALRRAAIGVLNILIKGELDLDLRELLELAAAQHQDLPKAEGLVDDVLDYMLDRFRAWTQDEGIAVEVYLAVRARPVTKPLDFARRVQAVHAFSQREEAAALAAANKRVANILAKQEHDGSTHVDTNLLAEAAEHALAEVLEARRVAVTPLFAEARYSEALDALSSLREPVDRFFDEVMVMAEDDGVRRNRLALLANLQALFLGVADIAELQQ from the coding sequence ATGGCCACCGATACCTTTCTGATCGAACTCGGCGTTGAAGAACTGCCGCCGAGTGCCATCGACAGCCTCTCGGACGCCCTGGCCAAGAGCCTGCGTCAGGGCCTCACCGAGGCAGAGGTGCCCTTCGCCGAGGTACGTGCCTATGGCACGCCCCGCCGGCTCGCCGTCCAGATCGAGGCCCTGGCCGACAAGCAACCCGACCGCGAGGTCGAGCGCCGCGGCCCGGCGCTGGCCGCCGCCTTCAAGGACGGCGTGGCCACCAAGGCCGCCGAAGGCTTCGCCCGCTCCTGCGGCGTCAGCGTCGATGACCTGATCCATCTCGAGACCCCCAAGGGCACCTGGCTTGGCTATCGCGAACAGCAGCAGGGCGAAGCCGTCACCGCACTGCTGCCGGCGATCGTCGCCAAGGCCATCGCCGGCCTGCCGGTGCCCAAGAACATGCGCTGGGGCAGCTCGCGCATCGAGTTCTCGCGTCCGGTGCACTGGCTGGTGATGCTCTATGGCAACGAGATCGTCGAGGCCGAGGTCCTGGGGCTCGCGGCCGGCCGCACCACCTATGGCCACCGCTTCCACGCCCCCGAGGCGATTGCGCTGGCCCATGCCGATGACTATCTAGGCGCCCTGGAAGAGGCCTATGTGCTCGCCGACCGCGACCGTCGTCGCGAACGCATCCGCGAACAGGTACTCGCCGAGGCCGAGTGTCAGGACGCCGAGGCGGTGATCGACGAGGATCTGCTGGTCGAAGTCAGTGGCTTGGTGGAATGGCCGGTGGCCCTCACCGGCAGCTTCGACGAACGTTTCCTGGAAGTGCCGCCGGAGTGCCTGATTTCCTCGATGAAGGCCAACCAGAAGTACTTCCACCTGCTCGATGCCAATGGCCGGCTCAAGCCGCTGTTCATCACCATCGCCAACATCGAAAGCCGTGATCCGCAGCAGGTGATCGAGGGCAACGAGAAGGTGATCCGTCCGCGTCTCGCCGATGCGGCCTTCTTCTATGACATCGACCGCAAGACGGCGCTGGCCGACCGCCGCGAGGGGCTTGCCAGCGTGGTCTTCCAGCAGCAGCTGGGCACCCTGGCCGACAAGGCCGCGCGCAGCGTACCGGTAGCCCGCTTCATCGCCGAGCAGATAGGCGGCGATGCCGGTCATGCCGAGCGCGCCACCCAGCTTGCCAAGTGTGACCTGGTCACCGAGATGGTGCTGGAGTTCCCCGAGCTGCAGGGCATCATGGGCTGCTACTACGCCCGCCAGGACGGTGAGGCCGAGGACGTGGCTCAGGCCCTGTACGAGCAATACCTGCCGCGCTTCGCCAGCGATGTCATCCCGCAGACCCGCACCGGCCAGGCACTGGCCCTGGCGGATCGCCTCGACACCCTGACCGGCATCTTCGGCATCGGCGCACGCCCCACCGGCGCCAAGGACCCCTTCGCCCTGCGCCGTGCCGCTATCGGCGTGCTGAACATCCTGATCAAGGGCGAGCTGGACCTGGATCTGCGCGAGCTGCTCGAGCTGGCCGCGGCACAGCATCAGGATCTGCCCAAGGCCGAGGGACTGGTCGATGATGTCCTCGACTACATGCTCGACCGCTTCCGGGCCTGGACCCAGGACGAGGGCATCGCCGTCGAGGTCTACCTCGCCGTGCGTGCCCGCCCCGTGACCAAGCCGCTGGACTTCGCTCGCCGTGTACAGGCCGTGCATGCCTTCAGCCAGCGGGAGGAAGCCGCCGCCCTGGCCGCCGCCAACAAGCGCGTGGCCAACATCCTGGCCAAGCAGGAGCACGACGGGTCGACTCATGTCGATACCAATCTGCTTGCGGAAGCCGCGGAGCATGCCCTGGCCGAGGTACTGGAAGCGCGCCGAGTCGCCGTGACGCCGCTGTTCGCCGAGGCCCGCTACAGCGAGGCGCTGGATGCCCTGTCCAGCCTGCGTGAGCCCGTCGATCGCTTCTTCGATGAGGTCATGGTGATGGCCGAGGACGATGGCGTCCGCCGCAACCGCCTGGCCCTGCTGGCCAATCTCCAGGCCCTGTTCCTGGGCGTGGCCGATATCGCCGAACTTCAGCAGTAA
- a CDS encoding glycosyltransferase family 9 protein, with amino-acid sequence MKHPLPAHPTHLCVLRLSALGDVCNLVPTVRALQRQWPGVRITWIVGKAEHSLLSGLTGVEFVVYDKATGLAGMREIWRTLKDTRFDALLHMQQSLRASVLSLGLRSRVRIGYDKARAKDWQHWFTQHQLAPHPRAHVLESFMDFARELGVEDLTPEWDLAIPEDARREARQVSGEGEYVLISPCANPRLRNFRNWSAEGYAAVIEHLWSRHGLATVMSGGGSTQEREMGARIQALCPEGAVIDAIGGTSLKGLLALIDGACAVVAPDSGPVHMANALNTPTVGLYATTNPERAAPYRWRAHVVNRYPEAVRTYLHKSPDEIVWGTRVRHPDAMSLIHAEDVIAHLDALLLEPRDEA; translated from the coding sequence ATGAAGCATCCTCTGCCCGCCCACCCCACGCACCTGTGCGTGCTTCGGCTCTCGGCCCTGGGCGATGTCTGTAACCTGGTGCCGACCGTGCGTGCCCTGCAGCGCCAGTGGCCAGGCGTGCGCATTACCTGGATCGTCGGTAAGGCGGAGCACAGTCTACTGTCGGGCCTGACCGGGGTCGAGTTCGTGGTCTACGACAAGGCGACCGGACTCGCCGGCATGCGCGAGATCTGGCGCACGCTCAAGGACACCCGCTTCGATGCGCTGCTGCACATGCAGCAGTCGCTGCGCGCCAGTGTGCTGTCCCTGGGGCTGCGTTCCCGGGTGCGCATCGGGTACGACAAGGCTCGGGCCAAGGACTGGCAGCACTGGTTCACCCAGCATCAGCTGGCGCCGCATCCCCGTGCTCATGTGCTCGAGTCCTTCATGGACTTCGCTCGAGAGCTCGGCGTTGAGGACCTGACGCCCGAATGGGACCTGGCGATTCCCGAGGACGCCCGGCGCGAGGCGCGCCAGGTCAGCGGCGAGGGGGAGTACGTGCTGATCAGCCCCTGCGCCAATCCGCGGCTTCGCAACTTCCGCAACTGGTCCGCCGAGGGCTATGCCGCGGTGATCGAGCACCTGTGGAGCCGCCACGGCCTCGCGACGGTGATGAGCGGCGGCGGCAGCACCCAGGAGCGGGAGATGGGCGCGCGCATCCAGGCGCTTTGCCCCGAGGGGGCGGTGATCGACGCCATCGGCGGCACCTCGCTGAAGGGGCTGCTGGCGTTGATCGACGGCGCCTGCGCGGTGGTCGCCCCCGACTCCGGCCCCGTGCACATGGCCAACGCCCTGAATACCCCGACCGTGGGGCTCTATGCCACCACCAACCCGGAACGCGCCGCCCCCTACCGCTGGCGCGCGCATGTCGTCAATCGCTATCCCGAGGCCGTGCGCACCTACCTGCACAAGTCGCCCGACGAGATCGTCTGGGGCACGCGGGTGCGTCACCCCGATGCCATGTCGCTGATCCACGCCGAAGACGTGATTGCCCACCTCGACGCCCTATTGCTGGAGCCCCGTGATGAAGCTTGA
- the waaF gene encoding lipopolysaccharide heptosyltransferase II produces MAEAGERILVVGPSWVGDMVMAQSLLMTLKARHPGCTLGVVAPGWSLPILERMAEVDEALALEVGHGEFGLAARRELAGRLKGRFDRAIVLPRSWKSAMVPFLARIPQRLGFTGEQRLWLLNERRRLDKTVLDQTVKRFVSLGLSEDDAASGEFAIPRPRLAVDTDNLVELRLTHQLSSRPAIGMMPGAEYGPAKQWPLEHFHALAAKLVAEGYEIRVLGGPKDAPAGEEICAGLSHAHNLCGRTRLADAVDLLADCEQVVTNDSGLMHVAAAVGTRVHAIYGSSTPAYTPPLTDNARIHYLALSCSPCFARECPLGHTNCLKDISPERLLAAILTASPRVLTPAG; encoded by the coding sequence ATGGCTGAAGCCGGCGAGCGGATCCTGGTGGTGGGCCCCTCCTGGGTCGGAGACATGGTGATGGCTCAGAGCCTGCTGATGACGCTCAAGGCGCGCCACCCCGGCTGCACCCTGGGGGTGGTTGCCCCCGGCTGGTCGTTGCCGATCCTCGAGCGCATGGCCGAGGTCGACGAGGCGCTGGCTCTTGAAGTCGGCCACGGCGAGTTCGGCCTCGCCGCCCGCCGCGAGCTGGCGGGCCGGCTCAAGGGTCGCTTCGATCGTGCCATCGTGCTGCCACGGTCCTGGAAATCGGCGATGGTGCCCTTCCTGGCCCGCATTCCTCAGCGCCTTGGCTTCACCGGCGAGCAGCGGCTGTGGCTGCTCAACGAGCGGCGTCGCCTGGACAAGACGGTGCTCGATCAGACCGTCAAGCGCTTCGTGTCCCTGGGGCTGTCCGAGGACGATGCGGCCAGCGGCGAGTTCGCCATTCCGCGCCCGCGCCTGGCGGTGGACACGGATAACCTGGTGGAACTCAGGCTCACTCACCAGCTGTCCTCGCGCCCGGCCATCGGCATGATGCCGGGGGCCGAGTACGGCCCCGCCAAGCAGTGGCCCCTCGAGCACTTTCATGCACTGGCGGCGAAGCTGGTCGCCGAGGGCTACGAGATCCGGGTGTTGGGTGGGCCGAAGGACGCCCCCGCCGGGGAGGAGATCTGCGCGGGGTTGTCCCACGCTCATAACCTGTGCGGACGCACGCGCCTTGCCGATGCCGTGGACTTGCTCGCCGACTGCGAGCAGGTGGTGACCAACGACTCGGGGCTGATGCATGTGGCTGCCGCCGTCGGCACCCGGGTGCATGCCATCTACGGCTCCTCGACGCCCGCGTACACGCCGCCGCTGACCGACAACGCCCGGATTCACTACTTGGCGCTGTCCTGCTCGCCGTGCTTTGCCCGCGAGTGTCCGCTGGGCCACACCAACTGCCTGAAGGACATCTCCCCCGAGCGGCTGTTGGCGGCCATCCTGACGGCATCGCCCAGGGTGCTCACCCCTGCCGGTTGA